A portion of the Melanotaenia boesemani isolate fMelBoe1 chromosome 2, fMelBoe1.pri, whole genome shotgun sequence genome contains these proteins:
- the sept12 gene encoding neuronal-specific septin-3 isoform X4, whose amino-acid sequence MSETAGELQTEPFTSMEERGEKERSIMREEDEGKNKEHLNIHTSPADKENCVEVHTELQENGKENGMEVGDLEEEKEPKAEVKVELCPPVPGLQTSFIRGSDLFGYVGIEAVLDQMRQKTIKAGFEFNIMVVGQSGLGKSTLVNTLFKSKVSRKSCTPNYEEKISKTVKLHAVSHVIEEKGVKLKLTVIDTPGFGDQINNENCWEPIVKYVNEQYEKYLREELNVNRKRRIPDSRVHCCIYFLPATGHRLRPIDMEFMKRLGKIVSIVPVIAKADTLTVEERQEFKERIRLDLAANGIQVYPQKELDEDPEERILNDRIRESIPFAVVGTDKEHQVNGNKVLGRKTKWGIIEVENVAHCEFANLRDLLIRSHLQDLKDVTHNIHYETYRVRRLNESNMNFSDLVLSTWPLENGTDKCEAESHL is encoded by the exons AAACTGCTGGAGAGCTGCAGACAGAGCCATTCACCTCGATGGAGGAGCGAGGGGAAAAGGAGAGAAGCATCATGAGAGAGGAGGACGAGGGCAAGAACAAAGAGCATCTAAACATCCACACCTCCCCGGCAGACAAAGAGAACTGTGTGGAGGTTCATACGGAGCTGCAGGAGAACGGAAAGGAGAATGGGATGGAAGTCGGAGATctagaggaagagaaagagccGAAGGCGGAGGTGAAGGTGGAGCTTTGCCCACCTGTTCCAGGACTGCAGACCAGCTTCATACGGGGAAGTGACTTGTTTGGTTATGTGGGCATCGAGGCAGTGCTGGACCAGATGAGACAGAAGACTATAAAGGCGGGGTTTGAGTTCAACATCATGGTGGTTG GTCAGAGCGGCTTGGGGAAGTCCACGTTGGTTAACACACTGTTCAAGTCCAAAGTCAGCCGGAAGTCCTGTACACCCAATTATGAAGAGAAGATATCCAAAACAGTCAAACTGCATGCAGTCAGCCATG TGATTGAGGAGAAGGGGGTCAAGCTGAAGCTGACTGTGATTGACACTCCAGGATTTGGAGACCAGATCAACAATGAGAACTG CTGGGAGCCCATCGTGAAGTATGTCAACGAGCAGTATGAGAAATATCTGAGAGAAGAGCTGAATGTCAACCGTAAAAGGAGGATACCTGACAGCAGAGTGCACTGCTGCATCTACTTCCTCCCTGCCACCGGACACAG GTTACGTCCGATTGATATGGAGTTCATGAAGAGGCTGGGGAAGATAGTGAGCATCGTGCCTGTCATCGCCAAAGCTGACACACTCACCGTTGAGGAAAGACAGGAGTTCAAAGAGAGG ATAAGACTAGATCTAGCAGCCAATGGAATCCAAGTTTACCCCCAGAAAGAGTTGGATGAGGATCCAGAGGAGCGCATCCTCAATGACCGGATCAGG gaaagCATCCCGTTTGCAGTGGTGGGAACCGACAAGGAGCACCAGGTGAATGGAAACAAGGTTCTGGGCCGGAAAACAAAGTGGGGGATCATCGAAG TGGAAAATGTGGCGCACTGTGAGTTTGCCAACCTGAGAGATCTGCTCATCAG GTCTCACCTGCAGGACCTGAAAGACGTCACACACAACATCCACTATGAAACCTACCGCGTACGACGGCTCAACGAGAGCAACATGAACTTCAGTGACCTGGTTCTGTCCACCTGGCCGCTGGAGAACGGAACTGACAAATGTGAAGCAGAGAGCCACCTCTGA
- the sept12 gene encoding neuronal-specific septin-3 isoform X3, producing the protein MREETAGELQTEPFTSMEERGEKERSIMREEDEGKNKEHLNIHTSPADKENCVEVHTELQENGKENGMEVGDLEEEKEPKAEVKVELCPPVPGLQTSFIRGSDLFGYVGIEAVLDQMRQKTIKAGFEFNIMVVGQSGLGKSTLVNTLFKSKVSRKSCTPNYEEKISKTVKLHAVSHVIEEKGVKLKLTVIDTPGFGDQINNENCWEPIVKYVNEQYEKYLREELNVNRKRRIPDSRVHCCIYFLPATGHRLRPIDMEFMKRLGKIVSIVPVIAKADTLTVEERQEFKERIRLDLAANGIQVYPQKELDEDPEERILNDRIRESIPFAVVGTDKEHQVNGNKVLGRKTKWGIIEVENVAHCEFANLRDLLIRSHLQDLKDVTHNIHYETYRVRRLNESNMNFSDLVLSTWPLENGTDKCEAESHL; encoded by the exons ATGAGGGAAG AAACTGCTGGAGAGCTGCAGACAGAGCCATTCACCTCGATGGAGGAGCGAGGGGAAAAGGAGAGAAGCATCATGAGAGAGGAGGACGAGGGCAAGAACAAAGAGCATCTAAACATCCACACCTCCCCGGCAGACAAAGAGAACTGTGTGGAGGTTCATACGGAGCTGCAGGAGAACGGAAAGGAGAATGGGATGGAAGTCGGAGATctagaggaagagaaagagccGAAGGCGGAGGTGAAGGTGGAGCTTTGCCCACCTGTTCCAGGACTGCAGACCAGCTTCATACGGGGAAGTGACTTGTTTGGTTATGTGGGCATCGAGGCAGTGCTGGACCAGATGAGACAGAAGACTATAAAGGCGGGGTTTGAGTTCAACATCATGGTGGTTG GTCAGAGCGGCTTGGGGAAGTCCACGTTGGTTAACACACTGTTCAAGTCCAAAGTCAGCCGGAAGTCCTGTACACCCAATTATGAAGAGAAGATATCCAAAACAGTCAAACTGCATGCAGTCAGCCATG TGATTGAGGAGAAGGGGGTCAAGCTGAAGCTGACTGTGATTGACACTCCAGGATTTGGAGACCAGATCAACAATGAGAACTG CTGGGAGCCCATCGTGAAGTATGTCAACGAGCAGTATGAGAAATATCTGAGAGAAGAGCTGAATGTCAACCGTAAAAGGAGGATACCTGACAGCAGAGTGCACTGCTGCATCTACTTCCTCCCTGCCACCGGACACAG GTTACGTCCGATTGATATGGAGTTCATGAAGAGGCTGGGGAAGATAGTGAGCATCGTGCCTGTCATCGCCAAAGCTGACACACTCACCGTTGAGGAAAGACAGGAGTTCAAAGAGAGG ATAAGACTAGATCTAGCAGCCAATGGAATCCAAGTTTACCCCCAGAAAGAGTTGGATGAGGATCCAGAGGAGCGCATCCTCAATGACCGGATCAGG gaaagCATCCCGTTTGCAGTGGTGGGAACCGACAAGGAGCACCAGGTGAATGGAAACAAGGTTCTGGGCCGGAAAACAAAGTGGGGGATCATCGAAG TGGAAAATGTGGCGCACTGTGAGTTTGCCAACCTGAGAGATCTGCTCATCAG GTCTCACCTGCAGGACCTGAAAGACGTCACACACAACATCCACTATGAAACCTACCGCGTACGACGGCTCAACGAGAGCAACATGAACTTCAGTGACCTGGTTCTGTCCACCTGGCCGCTGGAGAACGGAACTGACAAATGTGAAGCAGAGAGCCACCTCTGA